Proteins encoded in a region of the Amphiprion ocellaris isolate individual 3 ecotype Okinawa chromosome 21, ASM2253959v1, whole genome shotgun sequence genome:
- the tmem229a gene encoding transmembrane protein 229A, translating into MAGRWRGGPRVCPGEHTGGLKTAQEPSGETEESLREMPRWMRLYFYGMHGVTLDVLLSSLQRVVKYQDPKLVGFSSPYLCVLHSLTHFALEKIYSRRRCFPGRPSVFHLLLYPAVYIGLQVLIGSVKSWSEQVRLLSWTQLAVHYILAQYFSQVLHRGMSRLQYHPSVMRKLTQEGGWRPPHGLPGFARFLFFGMHGFLDEVLFTSIFNLVEKSDRSLSGHTSLWSFLMYGSCSFVVEKLYLHLHYTRGWGTWRRLPIYICFIYTWEFTCGLLLRQFDACSWDYSHYPHNFMGLITLLYLPGWILLSLYQDVLSNVLLGIKCTKDGTDSNGEVNGRVESKKKIF; encoded by the coding sequence ATGGCCGGTCGGTGGCGAGGCGGTCCTCGGGTCTGTCCGGGAGAGCACACCGGGGGCCTAAAAACGGCGCAAGAACCGTCCGGGGAGACCGAGGAGTCGCTGCGGGAGATGCCGCGGTGGATGCGCCTGTACTTCTACGGGATGCACGGCGTGACTCTGGATGTCCTGCTCTCATCTCTGCAGCGGGTTGTAAAATATCAAGACCCCAAACTGGTGGGCTTCTCCTCCCCGTATCTCTGCGTCCTGCATTCACTGACCCACTTCGCCCTGGAGAAGATCTACTCCCGGAGGAGGTGTTTCCCAGGTCGGCCCTCGGTGTTCCATCTGCTCCTCTACCCGGCCGTCTACATCGGGCTGCAGGTCCTGATCGGGAGCGTGAAGTCGTGGAGCGAGCAGGTGAGGCTGCTTTCCTGGACGCAGCTGGCGGTGCACTACATCCTGGCTCAGTATTTCTCTCAGGTGCTCCACAGAGGGATGTCACGTCTGCAGTATCACCCCTCAGTGATGAGAAAACTCACCCAGGAGGGCGGCTGGAGACCTCCTCATGGTCTCCCCGGCTTTGCGCGCTTCTTGTTCTTCGGGATGCACGGCTTCCTGGACGAGGTGCTCTTCACGTCCATCTTCAACCTGGTGGAGAAGTCCGACCGGAGCCTCAGCGGCCACACGTCCCTCTGGTCCTTCCTCATGTACGGCAGCTGCAGCTTCGTGGTGGAGAAGCTCTACCTCCACCTGCACTACACCCGGGGCTGGGGCACCTGGAGGAGGCTGCCCATCTACATCTGCTTCATCTACACCTGGGAGTTCACCTGTGGGTTGCTGCTGAGGCAGTTCGACGCCTGCTCCTGGGACTATTCCCACTATCCCCACAACTTCATGGGACTCATCACCCTCCTCTACCTGCCCGGATGGATCCTCCTGAGTCTGTACCAGGATGTTCTGTCCAACGTCCTGCTGGGGATCAAGTGCACCAAAGACGGAACCGACTCCAATGGAGAAGTCAACGGACGAGTGGAgtccaagaaaaaaatattttaa